The genomic interval AAAAGTTGGTGTTTTAATTGGTGTGTAAGCAAACTGTGGAAGGAGAGGGGATTGTTTGTAACGTATACATGCTGTGTATATTACAAAACGTACGGATACACTGGCATTATCAGCGGTCGAAAGAATTAATAAATGTTTCCTAAAAATGtagttcagcatttttctttttgttcattgcCTTCGACAACGGGGTGATGTTTTTGCCAACCTTTCTTTGCCTGTATATCCGTCCGTGTGTATGTTCGCCAGCGACTTTgctttaaaaaatacacaaaaggaTCTTCGTTTTGAGATGAGGGCTAATTCAATCAATTTTCGTGGTGACCCGGGAATCTTGTGGTGATCCGGACATCTGCTGGTGATCCGGGCAACTGGTGGTGACCCGGGCATCTGGTGGTGATCCAAGCATCTGGTGGTGATCCGGGCATCTGCAGATGATCCGGGCATCTGCAGATGATCCGGGCATCTGGTGGTGATCCGGCCATCAGGTCGTACTCCGACCATCTGGTGGTGATCCGGGCATCTGGTGGTGACCTGGCCATCTGGTAGTGACCCGAGCATCTGGTGATGATCCGGGCATCTGGTGGTGATCCGGGCATCTAGTGGTGATCCGGCCATTTGGTGGTTATCCGGACATCTGGTGGTGATCCGAACAGCTGGTAGTCATCCGGCCATCAGGTCGTGGTCCGACCATCTGGTGGTTATCCGGGCATCTGGTGGTGATCTGGCCATCTAATAGTGACACGAGCATCTGGTGGTGATCCGGGCATCTGTTGGTGATCCAGGCACTTGGTGGTGATCCGGGCATCTGGTGGTGATCCGGGCATCTGGTGGTGACCCGGGCAGTTGGGGGTCATCCGGACAACTGGGGGTCATCCGGCCATTAGGTAGTGGTCCGACCATCTGGTGGTGATCCGGGCATCAAGAGGTCATCCGGGCATCTGGTGGTGATCAGGACATCTGGTGGTGATAGGGAAACCAGATCCGGGAGTTTCCTAAACGATTCTTCACAATTAAGCGATAGGATTGACCTACAGGAAATTATCCCTTTGTGTGTGGTGGGTTGactgtgaattcaaatccagctcatgctggtttcttcttcagtcgtacgtgggaaggtctcgcagcaaTCTGCGGGAagtccccgggctctgtccggttttctgaCACTATAATGTTGGTAcccgttgaataagtgaaatgttattgagtacggcgtaaaacatcaatcaaatcttATCTTATCTGATCCATGTATATTGAAGCTGGAAGCATGAACAGATaatcatacgtgggaaggtctgcatcaacctgcggggtcgtgggtttccctcggactctgcccggtttccacccacaataatgctgaccgccgtcgtataagtgaaatattcttgagtacggggtaaaacaccaatcaaataaataaacaaataaatgaacagataaTAAACCGTCTGATCTTAGAAACCTTCAGACAAACCTTGTGACACTCCAACTCCCTTTAATGATTTTCCATTAAATATTCATATTCTTTGGTTTTAGTGAGGAATCTGTCAAAGATTGACAATAGACGGGGTAGTCTGGCGGAGTTTTCGTAGCCTCGTTGAAGAGAATGTTCACATAACTTGAATTAATGCTAAGTATGCCTACATGTGTTACTAACGCTCTGTGAAATGACTGTGAAACCGggccgtggccgagtggttaataTGTGTGTCTTTGGATCTCACGGGATCTTGGTTCAGTCCCAGCTTTGAACGGGGAATTATGGAGATTATCTTGCTTCCGCTTTTATCGAACAGCGCTCCTGGTGTATTAAGGGGGTGTTATACACGATTAAGTCCACATAAGATCACGTAACTCTCAGCTATACCTACAGGTTGAACCTTTTCTGTGAATTAAAATCCACAGGACTCCGTGATTACGTGACCCCCATCTGTCCGACCCACAAGAACCTTTTCTATAGATAAGTCAACAGGAGATCAAGTGTCTGCCAGCTATACGATCTTTAGGTCGATCGTTTTCTGTggttacatatgtgtgtgtcagCTGTGAGAAAGTTCCTCAGTTATTTGCCACAAGTCTGTCGATATACCCTGGGGCTCCAGCAAatggcgtcgtataagtgaatgaTTCTTGAGCAATACCGCGttaattacattaattaaaatttCACTTCAAATTAGAAAAACATCCCGCGAGTGAAAGTCTTCTGTGcgctaaatatatatattgcccCATAAGTGACTTTCCATTACAGTCTCTTTACAGTATGGTATAAAATAACAGTAGGACTATATAATAAactatagcatagagagtaaaaccagagtagtggCGACagtgttggcaaatggtcacaagtaactggtgaaatacggtctcttgttaACTTTCCTCAGATTACTGTCACGTCTAGATGAATGATGTCCGCCGAGAGGATTAATCTGCAGACACTAGATCTTATCACGTGACTTAATGAAACGGATGTATGAAACACCTCTTAGCAAAACAGATCGGTACCGGCAATTTCTCACTCCCAGGGCCTTCAGCAGCCGCTGTCACTCGTCATGAAATCAACTGATAACAACTTATAACAGTACTCGTATGACGAGTTATTCCCCTGGGGTACATGCTCTATAGAAGTTTCTGGTGTGTATATTGTCGGGAAGCAAAAGCCCTCGGTTTATCGCATTTGCAACATTAATAACCGATAAAATTAGGAGGGAAATGTGGTCAAGCTATGGCTATTGTAACATCATCAATATGATCATAAATCTTGTCGGTGTTAGCATTGATGGACAGGGACTCTTCACAACGCTGTTAATGGTTCGAATTGACCAACACTTTGTCAGACAACATCCCGCCTGAATAGTATTTtggtatattatttatttatttatttgataagtgtttaacgccgtactcaagaatatttcgctttatacattggtggccagcattttggttagaggaaagcgggcaataccagggggaaacctacgactgGACTGGaacacagcgaccacattggtaagaggaaTTTGGGCCATTGCGACGCGCTGTCACACTCACCACCGCTGCGAACATTTTTGGCAGTAGTGGGGAAGgaaaaaatttatcaaacttaTCAAACAAAGTTtgagaaatttaacactttaacaCAGTCCTCCGAAATCGTCGTAATTTAATGCTATCCTAATGTATTagttactgatttatttatttatttatttatttgattacttgtGTATGCTGCACTCTAGACCATTTCGCTTATACTACTGCGGctatcattatggtgagaggaaactgagcaagtcccgggggaatcccacgaccatccgcaaattgctgAAGATCTTCCCATGTGTAACTGCAAAGGAAGActgcgtgagctggacttgaacttggtTAACATTTAGAAAGTGCTTACAAATTAACATTTGCGTTTTAAGGGTGTATAcaaaataagagaaaaatgtAAAGCGTTCATCCATCACCATGTATGTACCCTAGCTCAGTTCAATAACGTAACAGATAAAACGTAACAGCTTGAACACTGTGTAAAAAACTGAGTAGATATTTAACGATTTTGCCAGggtatgttttgttgtttttcaaatAATTCATCACAATGCTGAAATATCGGCTGTAAATATTGTGATCACTCCGCTCTACATATCGCTAAATCTGACTTAATTCCTTATCTGTAGCTCAGAGCGCAGAAAAAAATAGTTCaccataaatatacatttatgagaGAAATTAGTGCGTGGCGCATTAATTTAACCAATAACGTTAACCCTTCACTCAAGCAATGCTACTCAGCCAATTCCCTGGTCTTGTACAATAGCCCAACTGTAAGCTCTATAAATCCACTCTCTCCTGTATTGGAATAGATTCATGTCTGTTCTGGACATACTCACTAAACAGCCTCCGAGTATATAGGGCCATAGGTTGCGTTCGTTTCAGGTTCGGCAAAGATGGCGGCTGTTCCATGTATCTTTACTTGTTGACCTCTGGTACGTAGGATCGACTTCTGAAGATTGCTTTCATCTTGCTACATATACATCGCAAGCGGATTACTGAAGTTCAGTTAAGACAGGAGAGATCTGCAAGCAGAAGTATAATTTTTCGTTGACTCCTCTTGGTTGTTTTTAGTCAAGTTGGCTGTTGCTGTGTGTAACTGTACCAGACAGATACACGTTTGGATGCCTCAACATTGCACTTCCGTTATTCTTCCCGTAGATTTATTCGCGGTTGATTAACGTTCCAGCGAGACATTTTGCTTGAATTATTTGATCTCATTAATGGCATCAGTGGAAAACAACGATACCGACCAGGCCGGTGACAAACCTCGACGCCAGATGCTAGGAATGGTGGCGGAGTTTTCCCAAGACACATCCCTACACGGCGTCAAATTCGCTCTGCAAACGTCTGTGTCCTCGCCTAGACGGTAAGCCGACCAATATCcgttaatttttgtttgtaaaacCGTTTGTTGCACTTATGTCGCAGGAAGTGGCTAATGAACACAGTTTTATCAAAGCTAACGAaggtatttattttacaattgcAATTCAACTGCAATGAGTATTTAAATGGAATATTACTTATGGTAGAACCCGCTTTGCATCTTATTCCGGTTAGTACAACCCCACACTGTCTCCTCGCGTCCTTGTTAAAATTGCTGTTTAATAGTTCAAAGAAATACAGAAAACCACCGACTTTGGCAGGATACTGACGAGCTGTGACACACTATAATTGCGGAGGACAGTGATATACCGCAGAGAAACAACTGTGCCATTAAGTCTTTGATCAGACAGTCCTCTTATATCTGACACgatgtaagaaaataaattgGAAGCAAtagtttatgacatttttttatgtcCAGAAAACCCCTAGGACACTTCAGACTTTGATCTGAGTATATAGATTTTTCCAAAATTCGAGAAATTAGAGGTTCGTTTATCTGTTTGATCCGAATTTATTAATTCGTAAATTTGTATCGGATCAGAAATAAACCCTGATAAGTTTGTGATTTATCTTACAaccaatttaattttgtttatttattttccttttttatgaTGCGATTCCAATCCTTCGAGCGCAAGCGTAAATCCATGTCACAAAATTACATCACTATAAATTCCAAACTACCTTGTGTAAAGAatgatgtcatcattctggGTGCTATGCACAGGCCTAAGATAACCGGTGTTTATAGTGCGTGGGTGTGGAGGGAAGACGCGTAGCTTAGTCAGTAAGAGACCTCCAACAAGGAATTTGGAGATTCCTCCGCTCTCAACGTTCCTAGATgatcttggtgacaataggttGTCACCATTTGAGCAGCCTTAGGTTCGTTGAAGACGAATTACCTCCGACCAATATGGTATACAAGTGTGACTGCCACACGTGCGAAAGGCCGTCAGTAATTTGCCTAGGGTCGTTAGTTTACCTCGGTCTCTCCGGTTTTAACCGCCTCTATATCGGTGAAATCAtcttgtgtatggcgttaaTGAGCAATTAATCGGTCATAGTCAAATTGCAATCGTttactttatttaatttgtttgcaACCAATATAATATATGATTTTTCCCCTATTTTCATTGctcttcttggtttatttattctTCTTTTTGAATATATCGGTATCTAAATAAAGCAGATTGGTCTTACTGAAGATCACTGGCCCCAGGGTCAGGAAGCgatcttaagtcaaaattttaattgttaaatttggtatgttccttttcgttattttagctgaaatttgtggTACAATAAATACTTACCCAGAAtatacgttgtcaagcaatatttttacCATGTTAGATCGGAAATAAAAAGTTCATAACGAttggaaattttgacttaagactAAGATCACTTCTTGAACCCGGTGCTTGGTACATAGTGTTAATTTTGACTTATTTCCCTTATTTTCCCTCCAGAATACTCTGGACCACGGTTATTGTTGCACAGCTAGCTGCCTTTTTAGCGGTCATCACTGGTCAAATAATCCATGTTAACCAACTCCCAGTCCTAACCAATGTCATCACAAGCTACGAGGACCAGTTAGCCTTCCCGGGGGTCACCGTCTGTAAGCCACTTTCCAAGGCTGCTTACCCTGACCTCGAGCCATTCGAGAATGACGTCTTGATGAATCTCAATATTAAAAACCGAACATTCTTCACGTCACTTCCTGTTGAGGATTACGCCAGAATCGACACCGGGGAAATCTATCACAAGAGATTTCTGCTTCAGAAGAAATTTCTGCGgttttgcatgtttgcacaCAGTAACTGCTCACATTTTGTTAAGACAAGCCTCGCAAGAGATTCTTTTTGCGAGAGCGTCAATAGTGTTTTACCAGACGACATATCATGGTCACGTGACACGAATGAAACTGAAACAGCCAATAGATCGAGAGGGTTCATATCAAGGACACCTGGTAAGGAAGCAGGTCTCAGCCTCCTTCTAAAGCTTGAGGGGGAGGATCGCGGTGTGAAGGTCAGTAATGgtagttatatttttttttggaatttttattGAACGTTTTGAATGTTGAATTGaatttttccatcatgtatAAGATGATCTCTAAGAAGGCTTGGTGCTGGTGCACCAGATGACGTCGCTATTAATGACGACAATGTACTAGTCATTAACGTTTTTACATTCAATTTCAAAAGAGTTCCAATGATCCAGCAGCGAACAGCAGTAACATGTGGAAAAAATTCTCACAACACCATTGTCAGGCAATTAAATTGAACACCCTTGAACAGAGCGCGTTGACTGAAGTACCGGCATTTGTTGCGTTGGTATATATGGCCTGATATTTCGTCTGATATTCGTGTAGACCAAACAGGGCCGTTCCAACTCCGTTATCTAAGGTTTAAGACATAGGGTGTCCAAAAGTTCGTTGAGATTATCACATGTGTACCgtagtacatatattttcttccATAATTCTATTTTTCCCATGTAGTGTTATAAAACAATAAccccaaaaataaattttatcaggtCGTTTAGCTGAAGCAGGTATACCTGTGGGCAAGAACGATAACTCTGTCTAGGGGACCATAAATCCAGATTAGAAGAGATTACGTCACAATTGTACAAAGGAAATAACCTGGACCATGGTTGATATTTGACACCGCACAGCAGAAAGACCCTGAGGCGTAGGCTATCCATAGTCGATCTATTCACGAATAAATCGTTTGTGACATATTCGATGATATGGCTGATAAATTGTATGTTTGGAACAATCTTTTCTTATCTTGTTGTGGGGAAGCATTACCAAATAAGCAAGTAACGACCAGGGGATAAACCATGGGCGACAAATGATGTTCATTATAAATTAAGAATAAGAAAtagatgtttaaaaaatttaagaGGAAGACTGATTTCCTTTTTGTATATATACGCGTGAAGCTAATATCACTAAGAGAAAAGCAAATATTAAGATATGGTGAAAAACTAAAGGGAAAACTTTCTAATCCCAGTTTAGATTCCAAGTCTTATTGGTCTATAATGAAATCTCTGCTGGGTTCAAAAGCGAAACCACCTGTCCCTTCTTTAATCGTTAACGATAAAAATGTATCAAGTGATACTGAAAAAGCTAATTAGTTCGTTAGATTTTTTGTAAGCCATTCAACTCTTCCGTCAGTAATACCAGCTTTACCTCCATTCAcctatgggggcctccgtggctcagtcggttagcgcgctagtgcagcgtaatgacccaagagtctctcaccaatgcggccgctatcagttcatgctggcttcctctccggctgtacgtgggaaggtctgccagcaacctgcggatggtcgtgggtttcccccgggctgtgcctggtttccacccacaataatgctggccgccgtcgtataggtgaaatattcttgagtacggcgtaaaacaccaatcaaataaataaataaataaatccattcacCTATTACACTGCTGCACGCCTTAATTGTATACATACAAGTGAAACGGAAGTAGCTGGTTTTCTGTCCAATCTAAATATTAGGAAAGCTTCTGGTGCTGATTAAAATTAGTAATTTCATGCTCAAAAATACAGCGGAAAATATAGCACCTAACCTCACTAAACTATTTAATTTCTCACTTCAGTCAGGAGTCTTTTAATAAGCTTGGAAACTATCTAGAGTATGCCCTTTCTTTAAAAATGGAGATAGACATGACATGTCAAGTTACAGACCAGTTTCTCTACAACCCTCTCTCTCTAAAGTGCTAGAAAAAGTAGTATATAAGCACTTGTATGAATATTGTATCAACCATTACCATCTAATATCGAATAATTCTGGATTTAAACATGGCGACTCGACAATATGTCAGTTAACTAAAATTGTACACGATGTATACAGAAGTCTGGATAATTGTAATGACACGTGTTTAGTTTCCTAGATGTAAGCAAGGCTTTGTTGAAGTCTGGCATGAGGgtcttttgtttaaattgagACATTTGGGTGATGGGGACCCAATACTGACATGGATTCAgaattatttatctgacagaAAAATTAAAGTTTGTTTAAACGGAGCTGATTCAGACATATATTCTATTCAAAGTGGAGTATCACAAGGCTCCGTTCTAGAACCACTTCTATTCTTGAtttttgtaaatgacataaatgtgaacattgaatgtaatatcaatatttttgctGGTGATACATCTTTGTTCGAAGAGATGACTGAGtttattacatctgaaaataaaataaatcgagaTCTAGGTCGATTGTCATAATGGGCCAAACAGTGGCTGATAACATTTAAtgcacagaaaactgtatactTACTTGTCTCCTTGAAAAAGAACCCGATGTACCCAAAACTATATTATTGATGGTATTGAAGTGAAGAGCGTTCAGCACCATAAACACCCTGGTATCATTCTACAACAATATGGTAAATTGGGGCGAACATATAAGATCActcgtaaataaatgtaataagaaaTTAGGTATTATAAATAGAGTGAAAAGGATATTAACAAGGAAGTGTTTAATAACTTTATGCAATAGCCTCATTAGATCTACAATAGAGTATGGCGACATATTATATGATAACTGTAGCATTGCGCTTTCCCAGAAACTGGAAAATGTTCAACGGCGCGCAGCTTTgctttgtacaagtgaaatgcgTCGTACATCAGATACAGCTCTGCTGAGTGAACTCAATTGGACACCACTATATGTTCGGAGTTAACAACATAGGATTCTGCTAtttcttaaaattgtaaatggaTTTTTCCCACCTTATCTACAGTCCCTATTACCAAGTCTGTCAGCAGAGTATAATACATATAGGTTAAGGTATAATGAAAATTTACGTATATTTAGATGCAGTCTCGGTATATAAAATCTTTCTTCTACCCGAAAACAACTAATGACTGGAATAATTTACCTAAACATATTCGCCATTCTTCAATTAAAGAACTTCAAAAATTTCTATCTCTACCAATTATTACTACATCTGGTGATTTATAGCGTTATATAATGACTTTAGCAACTTTTCATCTGTCCAGCACTGcagaatgagaatgggactcAGCGCTCTTCGGGCAGACCTTTTTAAGTCTAATATTATTGAAGATACTACTTGCCATTACtgtaataatacatgtgaagataactttcattatttttttttatttgctctcAATTTGCCACCCATAGGAAGCACATGCTACATACtttcacacaaattatttcacctggtgtaaattattctgtttttattccacaatgttcacgacatatatgtaatatacttttgtttggcTCTAAAGATCTAAATTACGAAGATAATgaacttgtttttcaatgtgtacataaatttatcaatgatacagaAAGGTTTTATGACCATGATAATGGTAATaacatgttaacattgtaaataataattaatttatttcaacttatattccgttttctgaaatatgtattcccatatttatatgtatgtacttcgtTAGCTATTATGTTATTAAATGATGCTTTGACAAGATCTCCGTAGTAGCCATTAGGCTGTGAAAAatcctcgttaaataaataaagaattaaattaaattaaattaaaacaaattaaaacagtaAGGCATAAACAAAAGGATCCAGCCTTTCAGTTAATATCAGATTGTTCTAACGCCTGTAGTAAGAAGCGTGATAAGCTGGGCTAAATGGATAGTCTTGTCAATAATTCATTGTAGAGGACTTTGTCTGGGTATACATTGATTTGCATGCTAAATTATTTCCCTCCTGGTGTTTCCgggaagaaaaacaaaacaaaacaagccaAATAAAGGTTTCAGGTTTTGTCTCAGTACGCATGCGCGTAGCGTATCATAGGTGTGACAGACTAGAGCACTTGATTATTTATGCCTATGGTACAACAATACAGCCTTCGGAGACAGCCCAGAATTCAGCTCCAATCCAGTTTCTTAAAAcgtatttttctaaatttttgaTTTGGAACTTTCCTCGAATCCCATTTAGTCCAGGCTGTCACAACGAGTGGAATAAAACACGAGGATTTTGCTGAACTGTACGTAACCGTCGAGGGTCATAATGCTTAAAAACGATCACGTAGATTTGTTTGTCTCGCAACGATGAAATTTTGATCTTTCTAGCTTATGAAACCACAAGCTTGGAGTAAAGGGTAATAAACCGTGAGATCTTCTGTGTGCGATCCTTCTGGTTAAAAACAGCGTTTCGTCCTCGATGGGGCACATGGCTTCCTCGAATGTGTTCTATGTAATGTTTAATGCGATATGAAACATGGCCTAGTGCAATGTATATGAATCATTCCCATGTCCTGATTGAAAATTTTAGAGTTTCCACCATCACATACCAAAGTTGGCTGTGAAGCCGTCTGCTTCTGACTGCGTTACGGTGTTATTTAAAACAGTTTGATGAAACATCATGACAAGTATACGGAGAACCAATAACTTTCCGTTACTTTGACTGACAGTTGATCCTCCACGAGCCTGACGAGAAAATACGGGTGGTGAATTCAGAGTTcctacagttatctcccttcagtGAAAACTTCATTGGCGTTAAGTTGTTCAAGGTATGTATGATCATTTATAATTCAGCCATagttgtacatatttatttataattattgaAGTATACAGAGAACGAATCTTTTCGAAATTGCTTAATATGTATTGAAGGACCA from Liolophura sinensis isolate JHLJ2023 chromosome 3, CUHK_Ljap_v2, whole genome shotgun sequence carries:
- the LOC135463330 gene encoding acid-sensing ion channel 3-like, with the protein product MASVENNDTDQAGDKPRRQMLGMVAEFSQDTSLHGVKFALQTSVSSPRRILWTTVIVAQLAAFLAVITGQIIHVNQLPVLTNVITSYEDQLAFPGVTVCKPLSKAAYPDLEPFENDVLMNLNIKNRTFFTSLPVEDYARIDTGEIYHKRFLLQKKFLRFCMFAHSNCSHFVKTSLARDSFCESVNSVLPDDISWSRDTNETETANRSRGFISRTPGKEAGLSLLLKLEGEDRGVKLILHEPDEKIRVVNSEFLQLSPFSENFIGVKLFKNKFLPSPYRAFGDRKCQVTTGDFRHPLIPTGKYTLRACQDACMIEGARNFCGCQLDYASGWADEKACDPLRLIDCHAKMMERFLNNTLPVPLCDCPLPCEDLVYHTTLSSSPIGNVSDTNRENDILIHIHFDRLKIVSTEQVPDYTTGDVFGAVCLILYTGASVAQLVMTQEPLTNAVAGRSGQAHVGFLSEPSIGGQMGLFLGASIITVTELLELIVRCMYGWMRRDVRKTNSPVDVNK